The DNA window CGCGGCGGTGGCGTAGTCGCCGATCTTGCGTTTCAATTTTTCATAGGCGTAACCGTGACCGGCCGCCGGCGCGGGAATGGAAATCGAGGTCAGGATCTCGCCGGGCTCGAGGGCCGTGAAATAGGCGCCCTGATAGAATTCGGAAGCCGCGATATCACGCGCGCCTGATGTCCCTTCGAGCCGATAGCTCGCGCCCAGCGTCATCATCAGCGCCGGCATGTCGTTGCCGGGATCGCCATTGGCGACATTGCCGCCGATCGTGCCCATGTAGCGCACCTGCGGATCGGCGATCAAAAGCGCGGTCTCGCGCAGGATCGGCAGCGATTTCGCGATCTCGTCCGAGGCGAGCAAATCGTGCTGGGTGGTCATCGCGCCGATCACGATGCGATTGCCGTCGCGGCGGATGCCTTTCAACCCGTCGATCCCGTGCAGATCGACCAGATGCTCCGGGGTGGCGAGCCGCAGCTTCATCATCGGTACCAGGCTGTGGCCGCCGGCCAGCGGGCGGGCTTCGTCGCCCAGGGTCGAGAGCAATTTGACCGCATCGGCCACAGTCGCGGGCCGGTGATAGCTGAATGGACCGGGAATCATCGCTTTCCTCCATTCGTCCGCACTTTTTCGCAGCGCGTAGAACGCGCTCGGTGCGGACGTCGGCGGCAGGCTGTTCCCGGAATTTTTCGCAAGCAAGGCGGCGACAGCATGAGGATCACGGGTGAAGTAAATTCGCACGAGATGCGGCTTCGCCCGCACGAAATGCGTCAGCCTTTGCGACCTAATCGACACAGCCAACCTTCACCTCGCCCCGCTTGCGGGGAGAGGTCGAAATTCTCGCATCGCGAGAATTTCGGGTGAGGGGGACTCACCGCGGGTATTTTCTGCCTGAGAATTTTGCCGAAGCAGCCCCTCACCCGGCGCGGAGCCTGTGCCCGGACGGCGTGAAACGCCGATCCGGGTGCGCCGACCTTTCCCCGCGCAAGCGGGGCGAGGTGAAGAAACTTCGCGCTCCGTGGACCAGGGCACCCAGCCTCACGCGTGATGATTGCGCCGGGCGGCGAGACCGAGCCGGGCCTTGACCTCGGCGATCTTGGCGCGGCTCACGGGCACGCGGTGCGGCGACGGGCCGTCGAGTTCGATCACCGCGCCGTCGCCCTCCTTGCGGACGAAGCTGACATGGGGAATCGCCACGATGTGGCTGCGGTGCACCCGGACGAACAGTCCGGGATCGAGCTGGGCTTCGGCCTCCGAGATCGACCACGGGCACAGCCGCTCGCGGGTGCCGTCGTGGACCCTGGTATAATGGGCATCGGCCCGGACGCTCCGCACGTCAGCCGAGTCGATGAAATGGGTGCCGTCGGCACCCTCGACCGGCAGCCGGGGCGCCGGCGCCGGACGGGGCGGCTGGCCGAGGCCGCCGAGCGGCGCCGATATCGTCCGCTGAAATGACGCGGCGGCCGGCCCCGGTTCGGGAGCCGAAACCGGCGCGGCGGCGGCCTGCGTCACCAGATCGACTGTGATCGCGGGCCCGCTCGCCGCCCGCCGGCGTGGATCCGGCACCAGCGACAACAGGAAGCCGGCCGCGATCACGAAGCAGAGCACCGCCACCACCACCGAGAGGATTTGCTGCGACGCGGCGAGTCCTTCGGCGTGGTGATGTGTCGTCGCCGACAGCGGCACGAAATGCATGCCGTACATCGCGGTGTAGTGCATGCCGGACACCGCGATGCCGAATGCGATCGAGCTTGCGATCAGCCGGATGCCGTCCTGCCGGGCCAGGAACGCGCGCAAGCCGCCATAGGCCGCGACGATCGCAATCAGAATCGACAGCAAAACCATCGGCGTGTCGTGCTCGATGGCGAAATGGCCGGCGAGGCCGTGAATGCCGACATAATGCATGCTGGCGATGCCCGCCCCCAGCAGCACCGCCGAAGAGATCACGCGCCGCTGCGACGGTTCGCCGATGCTCAGGAAAAACAGGGAAACGCCGACCACCAGCGCGCAGATCAGGAACGACACGATGGTGGGAAGAATGAGATAGACGGTATCGGCCGGGATCGGCGCCGCCTGCATGCCGACGAAATGCATGGTCCAGATGCCGACGGCGAGGAACGCCGCGGCGCCGGACAGCAGCACGCGATGGCTCGCGTCCGGCGCGCCGCGGATGCGGGCCGCGAGGCCGAAACCGGTGTAACCACCCAGGATCGCGATCACCACCGAGAACGCGACGAGATAGGGATCGTGTCCTTCGAACATGATCGTCTCGGCCGCCCGTCTCCACGGGCGCGCCTCCTCCCGCCGCCGAGTGTACAGGCGCGTCGGCGGAAATGACAATCGAGCGAACCAATTCCTCTTCGCACGCTTGCGGGAAGAGGGTTGGGGAAGGTGGGATCTCTCTACTCAACCCAATTGTCGGTCGACATCTTAGACCGGCATGATCCCCGACAGTTCGGGCATGCGGAGGCACCCCCACCCCGGCCCTCCCCCGCAAGCGGGAGAGGGGGAAGGCCGTCGGTTGCTTCGCGTGCGGAGTCTTCTTACCTCTCCCGCTTGCGGGGGAGGTCGGCGCGCTCGAAGAGCGCGACGGGTGGGGGAATTCTCTCCGTCGGCGCCGGTGCTGCTGCCTTCGCCTAGACGATCCCGGCCGCGACCTGGCCGCGCAGCCGTTCCAGACTGAGCAGCGTGTTGGCACAGGCTTCCGCGACCTCGACGCCCTTGGTGGCGAAGTGCTTGCGGAAGAATTCGACATGCGCGGCGGTCTCGTGGAACTGCTGCGGCGTCAGCACCGCTGAAAATACCGGCACCTCGGTGCGCAACTGCACATCCATCAACGCCTTGATCACGGTCTCCGCGATATATTCGTCGTCGACCACAAGCCCCGCCGCGACGATCGCGGTGTAGCGCCTGGTCTTGGCCAGCAGTTGCACGTGCAGCGGAATCTCGAACGCACCCGGCACCTCGAACACGTCGATATGCGCGCGCGCAATATTGCGCGCCTCGATTTCGTCGAGGAATGCGCTGCGGCATTCCTCGATCACCTCGGGATGCCATGCGGATTGCACGAAAGCGACCCGCTGTGGTTTTGTGAAGCGAGGATGTGCGGGGGCCGGCGGACGATCGACAGTTCCGGGAGAGCCTTCCGCTGCGGAAGCGTCTTTTGCATCGGCGGAGTCCTGCAACATCTGATTCATGGCTTTCCTCTTTCAGGACCAGAATCAGGGCATACGGAACGACGCGCCGCTCGGAATGCGGCTGTCGCAACCGTTCTCTTTCATCCGGACTTTAACCGTCGGCTTCGGGATCGCACCGAATCTGCTGACCCTTGCTCGCGGAGGAGCAAGGCGCTCGCGGGCTTGGGTTTCGTCACCCTAACCGCCGGTGGGGAATTTCACCCCGCCCTGAGAACATCGGCCGCCCGGGATGGACGACCTCGGGGAATTATGACGAATGGCGGCCGCCCCAGCAAGCGCCTGGGCATGGCGAATCAGCATGTCCCCATGCCGCCGGGGCGGCTCGAGGCAAAGTCGCGAGTTCGGAAAATTAACGATTGGGGCAAGCCGGGTCGCGCGCGCGGCGCGCGAAACCGGCGCGCCGGACTCGCATCCGGCGAATCCGATTCCGGTTTGTTCTCGTATTAATAATTATGGCGCGCGAAGAGCTGTGGACGAGCCGTGTATGGGCGCGGTTTGCCTGTGGATGGACTCCTGGTGCGGTTGCGCGGATTCCGCAAATCACATCACTTGATCCCGGCAGGCCCCGGGCTAACGGGGATTGCAGTTGGCAGCGACGTGTCATGTCAGCGCGTATCGGCTCGCTGCGTGCGTATCACCATCGTATCTGAATTTTGCAAAGGCAAGGTCGAGACGGCATGTCCCTGCTCGAAGGCATTATCGATTCACGGAACAATCCGCTTGCGGTGGTCGAGGATATCGCCGCCGATAACAACTGGTCGTTCGAACGCTCCGGCGAAGACGAGGTGACGATCGTCTCCAAGGGCGACTGGACCGATTACCAGCTCTCCTTCACCTGGATGACCGAGATCGAGGCGCTGCATCTGGCCTGCGCCTTCGACATGAAAATTCCGACCGCGCGCCGGCCCGAGGTGCAGCGGCTGATCGCCGCGATCAACGAGCAATTGTGGGTCGGGCATTTCGACATCTGGACCCATACCGGCATGATCATGTACCGGCAGGCGCTGGTGCTGCCGGGCGGCCTCACCGCGTCGACCGCGCAGTGCGAAAGCATGCTGGTCGGCGCCATCCACGCCTGCGAACGTTATTACCCGGCGTTCCAGTTCGTGGTCTGGGCCGGCAAGAGCGCCGCCGAAGCCATGAGTGCGGCGATGTTCGACACCGAGGGCGAGGCGTAAGTCCTCACTCGATCGTCATGCGCGGGCTTGACCCGCGCATCCATCGATCTTCAGTTGCGCATCCATCGATCTTCAACAGAGTCCTGTGAAGGCAGAGTCTTTGCGAAGGCAATGGATTGCCGGCTCAAGCCCGGCAATGACAATTTCTCGTCGTCCCGGCGAACGCCGGGACCCATACCGCGTGATGCCGAAGTTCAAGTAAAATGCTTGTGGCCTATCCTGCCTTTCAATAGAAACGCTGGGGCTTATGGGTCCCTGCTCCCGTGCGCAATTGCGCACTAGGCAGGGACGACGAGAGTATTTTGCAGTGGCATCATCGAGCACCACGAACTGCCTACAAGACATCCAAGGCACCATCGTCCTCGCCGGCGCGGGGAAGATGGGCGGTGCGATGCTGACGGGCTGGCTGGCGCAGGGACTCGACGCCAGGCGTGTTGTCGTGATCGAGCCGCAGCCCGCGAGCGAGATCAGCGCGCTCACGGCAAGAGGTATCCGTCTCAATCCGTCGCCGAAGGAAATCGGCGACACCGCGACACTCGTGGTCGCGCTGAAGCCGCAGACATTTCGCGAAGCCGGCGCGACGCTGAAATCCTTCGCCGCACCAACAACGTTGATCGTCTCGATCATGGCGGGCGCGACCATCGCCTCGATCGAAGTGGTCTGCGGCGGCAGCGTGGTGCGCGCGATGCCCAACACGCCGGCGGCGATCGGCCGCGGCATCACCGTGGCGGTGGCGGCGAAAAACGTCAGCGCCGCGCAGCGCGCGATCGCGGATGCGCTGTTGCGCGCCACCGGGTCGGTCGAATGGGTCGATGACGAGAAGTTGATGGACGCGGTGACCGCCGTCTCCGGTTCCGGGCCGGCCTATATCTTTCTGCTGGCCGAGGAACTGGCGCACGCCGGCGTCGAAGCGGGTCTGCCTCCTGACCTCGCCACCAAACTGGCGCGCGAAACCGTCGCCGGTTCCGGCGAATTGCTGCATCGCTCGGAATTGGCCTCCGCGACGCTGCGCCAGAACGTGACCTCGCCCGGCGGCACCACGGCGGCAGCGCTCGAAGTGCTGATGGGGCCGGACGGCATGCAGTCCCTGCTGACGCGCGCGGTCGCCGCCGCGACCCGGCGGTCGAAAGAACTGGCGAAGTAGGTTTTAGGACCCTCGCTCCGCTCCTCATCCTGAGGAGCTTGCGAAGCAAGCGTCTCGAAGGATGGACGCAACGCAGGTGCTCGCAGCCATCCTTCGAGACGCCCGCCTGCGGCGGGCTCCTCAGGATGAGGGCAACGCGAGCGGCTTCGCATTAACCCGCCCGGAGGCGCCTGGCAAAGCTTTCGAGATTGACCAGCCCACGGGCGTGACGGCCCTCGCCGATCCGCCGCGTGTCATCGAAGGCCTCGACCTCGAAACGGATGACGCGGCGTTCGACCGCGATCACCCGCGCGGTGGTCCGCACCCGCGCGCCGACCGGCGTCGCCGCGAGGTGACGGATGTCGACCTCGGTGCCGACGGTGATCCAGCCCGGCTCCAGACAAGCGTTGATGGCATCGCCGGACGCCATCTCCATTTCCAGGATCATCATCGGCGTCGCATAGACCATCGGCATATGCGCGACGAAATGCCCGACGGTGCGCTCGGGCGGCACCACCAGCGTACGCTCCGCACTCATCCCGACCTTGATGACGTCGCGTGCATCCATGGGGGTCCTTCCGTCATTCCGGGGCGGGCGCGCAGCGACCGAACCCGGAATCTCGAGATTCCGGGCTCGCGCTTCGCGCGCCCCGGAATGACAACACCAATTTGACGATTGCGAAGCTACTTCTTCGCCGCGGCGGCGCGCTCCACGAAGGTCTTGCCGCCCTTCATCTTGTGAGCCAGCGGCGCCTCGTTGATCTGGATCACGACCGCATCGGCCTCGACGCCGAGGTTCTTCACCAGCGCCTGCGTGATATCGCGCATCATGCCGGCCTTCTGGTCATCGGTGCGGCCGGCGGCCATGCTGATGGTAATCTCTGGCATTGTGGTCTCTCCCTTTTCTTTTGCAGCTTGCTACAGACCCAGTCCTCATCCTGAGGAGCGGCCCGAAGGGCCGCGTCTCGAAGGATGGCTATTGTCTCCATGGTTCGAGACGGCGCAAGGGCGCCTCCGCACCATGAGGCCTAATTCCACTTCACTCCGTGTCTATCGAGAATCTTCCGTACTTCATCGACCAGCGAAGCCTCGGGCACTTTCGTTTGGGCCTCGCCCTGCTTCTGCAGATATTCTTCGCGGTCCTTTTCGAGTTTCGCCAGTTCGGCGCCGAGGATCAAATCCTTCAACAGAATCTGCGGGCCAGCGGGATCGTCCTTCTCGTCCGAGCCCTGAATGATCACGCAAGGCGAATGGCGCCGGTCGGCATATTTGAGCTGGTTGCCCATGTTCTTGGGATTGCCGAGATAAAGCTCGGCGCGGACACCGGCGTTGCGCAACGCCGCGACCATGTTCTGATAGTCGGCGACGCGGTCGCGGTCGAACACGGTGACGACGACGGGGCCGAAGGCGACGGCTTGCGGCTTATCCTTGTTCAAATGTTCGAGAGCCGCCTGCAGCCGCGACACGCCGATCGAAAACCCGGTGGCCGGCACCGGCTCGCCGCGAAAGCGCGACACAAGCCCGTCGTAACGCCCGCCGCCGCCGACCGAGCCGAAGCGGACCGGACGGCCCTTTTCGTCTTTGGTTTCGAGCGTGAGTTCGACCTCGTAGACCGGGCCAGTGTAATATTCGAGGCCGCGCACAACGGAAGGATCGACGATGATTCGATTTCCATAGCCCGCGGCATCCACCAGACGAGCAATCTCAACCAACTCGTCCAGGCCCTCGATGGCACGCGCGGAATCCTGAAATGTTGTACGGAGCCAATCCGATATCTTGAGAGCGATACCGTATTCGCTCTCCTTCCTGTCCGGATCGTCGACAAGCCTTTTCAATACGTCTTGACTGCCCGCGTATGCAAAAGTCGGAGATTGCACATTTGTCCGCGCATTCATGAAGGCTTCGATCTTCGAGATCTGAGATTCTTCTAGTCCTGCTCCTTTGGTAAAATCTCCGCTTTCATCTTTGCGGCCTTCACCAAGTAACTCGTCCACCCCGCGCTCACCCAACCGATCCAGTTTATCGATCGCCCGGAGCACCGTCAGCCGTCGTCCCGCATTCTCCTCACCGCCAAGCCCGATGCTCTCCATCACCCCATCGAGCACCTTGCGGTTGTTCACCTTCACCACATAGCTGCCGCGCGGGATGCCCAGCGCTTCCATCGTATCCGCCGCCATCATGCACATCTCGGCATCGGCTGCGGGCGAAGCTGAGCCCACCGTATCGGCGTCGAACTGCATGAACTGCCTGAAGCGTCCCGGGCCCGGCTTCTCGTTGCGATAGACGTAGCCGGCGCGGTAGCTGCGGTACGGCTTCGGCAGTGAATCGAAATTTTCCGCGACGTAGCGCGCCAGCGGCGCGGTCAGATCGTAGCGCAGGCTGATCCACTGCTCGTCATCGTCCTGGAAGGAGAACACGCCCTCGTTGGGCCGGTCCTGGTCGGGCAGGAATTTGCCGAGCGCGTCGGTGAATTCCATCGCCGGGGTTTCCACCGGCTCAAACCCGTAGCGCTCATAGACCTCGCGGATTTTCTCGACCATCGCCCGGGTCGCGGCGATCTCGGCCGGCCCGCGATCGGCCAGCCCGCGCGGCAGGCGGGCGCGGAGTTTTTGGGCTTTTTTGGATTTTTCGGCCATGGGGCGCGTTGGTACCAGCGCAGGCGCGACGCGGCAACCGTGCTTGCGGCTGGACATTCCCTGGATGCTGCGCAGCACGCCGCGCTTGCGGCGTGGTGCGCTGCTGATTCGGGGTCCATTGGCGGCCGGAGCGGTTTTGGGTCCCGGCTCTGCGGGGCAGCGCGAAGAGCGCTGCACCGCGTCCGGGACACGAGAATCATCCCTACGCGATCTTGCGCACCCAGCCCTCGGCGTCCGCGACGTCGCCGCGCTGGATGCCGACGAGCTTCGCCTTCAGCGCGGCGGTGATCGGGCCGCCATCGCCGTCGCCGATCACGATATCGCCATTGGCGCTCTTGATCCGGCCGATCGCCGAGACCACCGCGGCGGTGCCGCAGGCGAAGGCTTCGCGCAGCTTGCCGCTCGCGGCGTCGGCGCGCCATTGCTCGATGCTGTAGCGCGCTTCGCGGACCGTGCGGCCTTCGCCGCGGGCGAGCGTGATGATCGAATCCCGGGTGATGCCCGGCAGGATCGTGCCGCTCAGCGGCGGCGTGGTCAGGGAGCCGTCGTCGAAGACGAAGAAGACGTTCATGCCGCCGAGTTCCTCGATCCAGCGATGCTCGGCCGCATCGAGGAACACGACCTGATCGCAGCCGTGTTCGATCGCCTCGGCCTGGGCGAGCAGGCTGGCGGCGTAATTGCCGCCGCATTTGACCGCGCCGGTGCCGCCCTCGGCCGCGCGCGTATAGCGGTCGCTGAGCCACACGGTGACGGCCTTGGCGCCGCCCTTGAAGTAGGCGCCGACGGAGCTGGCGATCAGGACGAAGAGATATTCGTAGGACGGCCGGACGCCGAGAAAAGCCTCGGTCGCGAACATGAAGGGGCGCAGATAGAGACTGCCTTCGTCGCCGGGAATCCAGGCCGAATCGATCTTTACCAGCTCATCGACAGCCTGCAGGAACACCGATTCCGGCAGTTCCGGCATGGCCAGACGCGCGGCAGAGGCCCGAAAGCGGCGCGCATTCTGTTCGGGCCGGAACAAGGCGATGCTGCCGTCGGCACGCGTATAGGCCTTCAGGCCTTCGAAAATTTCCTGGCCGTAGTGCAGCACGGCGGCGGCGGGGTCGAGAGAGATCGGTTCCCGGGCGCGCACCTGGGCGTCGTGCCAGCCGCGATCCTTGGTCCAGCGGATGGTCACCATGTGATCGGTGAAGACGCGCCCGAAGCCGGGATCCTTGAGCAGGTCCGCCCGGGCGTCGGCGCCAACGGGTTTTGATGTCGGGCTGCAGGAAAAGGCGATCTTCTGGTGGGCGTTCATCGGGGCAGGTCCCTGACTGTCGTCGTTGCGGCTAAGTCCGTTAAGCGTAGGACATGCTTTTGTGGAAGGCGGAAGTCCAGTATGTTTGCCGAACTGCCGCTCGACAATCTCAAGGGTAGACAAATTCGCGGCCGTCGCCGCCTTCTGGGCTTCTCAGGCCGCCGTCACCGCAGGCGATACGACCTATTGTTTCGCTGCGGCTGATGGTTTTGTAACATTGAACCCAAGATACGTCAATATGGCTGACATAATTTTCTCACGACCTTCGCCGGATACCGATTCGCGGGCAGCCGAGGCGCGGTCCCACGCCCCCGGGATGGCCGATTTGCGCTGGGATATCATCGAACTTTTGTTTTTCGCCTACCGGGATTTCGTCGGCGATGCCGATCATGAGCTGGAGGTTTTCGGATTCGGGCGGGCACATCACCGGGTGCTGCATTTCGTCCACCGCTATCCTGGCCTGAAGGTGGCCGACCTGCTGGACGTGCTGCGCATCACCAAGCAGTCGCTGGGACGGGTTCTCAAGCAATTGCTCGATGAAGGGTATATCGTGCAGAAGACCGGCAATAACGACCGGCGTCAGCGCCTGCTTTTCGCTACCGCCAAGGGCGAGGCGCTGGTTGCAAAGCTGGCCGGATTGCAGACCGATCGGATCAGCCGCGCGCTGCGGGACATCGCCCCGCCCGGCGCGGATACGGTCCGCCAGTTCCTGCGCGCCATGATTGATCAGGACGATCCCGACAAGGTGCTGGAAACGATCCTCAGGCCCGGCAACGCAACGGCAAAGGCAAAGGAGTAAACGTGCCCCTGGCTGCACCCGCGCGAACGCCGCCGCAACCGGCCGACGACGCCCCGCATCTGCTGCTGGTCGACGACGACCGCCGCATCCGCGATCTCCTGTCGCGCTTTCTCTGTAGCGAAGGCTACCGCGTCACCACCGCGATGAGCGCCAGCGACGCCCGCGCCAAGCTGCTCGGCCTGCACTTCGATCTCTTGATTCTCGACGTCATGATGCCCGGCGAAACCGGGTTCGATCTCGCCCGCTTCATCCGCGCCTCATCGTCGGTTCCGATCATCATGCTGACGGCGCGCCATGAAGCGGAAAGCCGGATCGAAGGCCTGCAGATCGGCGCCGACGATTATGTCGCCAAGCCGTTCGAACCGCGCGAACTGGTGCTGCGCATCGGCAATATCCTCAAGCGCTCCGCGCCGCCGCCGGTGGAGACGCTGGAGCAGGTCGCGTTCGGGCCTTACGTCTATCATCTGGAGCGGGGCGAACTGCGTCAGGGCGAAGAGGTGATCCACCTCACCGACCGCGAGCGCGAGATGCTGCGGATTCTCGCGCTGACGCGGGGCGACACCGTGCCG is part of the Bradyrhizobium erythrophlei genome and encodes:
- a CDS encoding FAD binding domain-containing protein, whose amino-acid sequence is MIPGPFSYHRPATVADAVKLLSTLGDEARPLAGGHSLVPMMKLRLATPEHLVDLHGIDGLKGIRRDGNRIVIGAMTTQHDLLASDEIAKSLPILRETALLIADPQVRYMGTIGGNVANGDPGNDMPALMMTLGASYRLEGTSGARDIAASEFYQGAYFTALEPGEILTSISIPAPAAGHGYAYEKLKRKIGDYATAAAAVVLTMSGGKVAGCAIGLTNLHETPLLATDAAKAVIGTSLDEATLKKAAAAAVAIMSPAADARGPVEYRKHVGGIMVTRALTRAAARAS
- a CDS encoding MHYT domain-containing protein is translated as MFEGHDPYLVAFSVVIAILGGYTGFGLAARIRGAPDASHRVLLSGAAAFLAVGIWTMHFVGMQAAPIPADTVYLILPTIVSFLICALVVGVSLFFLSIGEPSQRRVISSAVLLGAGIASMHYVGIHGLAGHFAIEHDTPMVLLSILIAIVAAYGGLRAFLARQDGIRLIASSIAFGIAVSGMHYTAMYGMHFVPLSATTHHHAEGLAASQQILSVVVAVLCFVIAAGFLLSLVPDPRRRAASGPAITVDLVTQAAAAPVSAPEPGPAAASFQRTISAPLGGLGQPPRPAPAPRLPVEGADGTHFIDSADVRSVRADAHYTRVHDGTRERLCPWSISEAEAQLDPGLFVRVHRSHIVAIPHVSFVRKEGDGAVIELDGPSPHRVPVSRAKIAEVKARLGLAARRNHHA
- a CDS encoding 6,7-dimethyl-8-ribityllumazine synthase, whose product is MNQMLQDSADAKDASAAEGSPGTVDRPPAPAHPRFTKPQRVAFVQSAWHPEVIEECRSAFLDEIEARNIARAHIDVFEVPGAFEIPLHVQLLAKTRRYTAIVAAGLVVDDEYIAETVIKALMDVQLRTEVPVFSAVLTPQQFHETAAHVEFFRKHFATKGVEVAEACANTLLSLERLRGQVAAGIV
- a CDS encoding YbjN domain-containing protein codes for the protein MSLLEGIIDSRNNPLAVVEDIAADNNWSFERSGEDEVTIVSKGDWTDYQLSFTWMTEIEALHLACAFDMKIPTARRPEVQRLIAAINEQLWVGHFDIWTHTGMIMYRQALVLPGGLTASTAQCESMLVGAIHACERYYPAFQFVVWAGKSAAEAMSAAMFDTEGEA
- the proC gene encoding pyrroline-5-carboxylate reductase, which translates into the protein MASSSTTNCLQDIQGTIVLAGAGKMGGAMLTGWLAQGLDARRVVVIEPQPASEISALTARGIRLNPSPKEIGDTATLVVALKPQTFREAGATLKSFAAPTTLIVSIMAGATIASIEVVCGGSVVRAMPNTPAAIGRGITVAVAAKNVSAAQRAIADALLRATGSVEWVDDEKLMDAVTAVSGSGPAYIFLLAEELAHAGVEAGLPPDLATKLARETVAGSGELLHRSELASATLRQNVTSPGGTTAAALEVLMGPDGMQSLLTRAVAAATRRSKELAK
- a CDS encoding thioesterase family protein yields the protein MDARDVIKVGMSAERTLVVPPERTVGHFVAHMPMVYATPMMILEMEMASGDAINACLEPGWITVGTEVDIRHLAATPVGARVRTTARVIAVERRVIRFEVEAFDDTRRIGEGRHARGLVNLESFARRLRAG
- a CDS encoding tautomerase family protein — encoded protein: MPEITISMAAGRTDDQKAGMMRDITQALVKNLGVEADAVVIQINEAPLAHKMKGGKTFVERAAAAKK
- the hisS gene encoding histidine--tRNA ligase; this translates as MAEKSKKAQKLRARLPRGLADRGPAEIAATRAMVEKIREVYERYGFEPVETPAMEFTDALGKFLPDQDRPNEGVFSFQDDDEQWISLRYDLTAPLARYVAENFDSLPKPYRSYRAGYVYRNEKPGPGRFRQFMQFDADTVGSASPAADAEMCMMAADTMEALGIPRGSYVVKVNNRKVLDGVMESIGLGGEENAGRRLTVLRAIDKLDRLGERGVDELLGEGRKDESGDFTKGAGLEESQISKIEAFMNARTNVQSPTFAYAGSQDVLKRLVDDPDRKESEYGIALKISDWLRTTFQDSARAIEGLDELVEIARLVDAAGYGNRIIVDPSVVRGLEYYTGPVYEVELTLETKDEKGRPVRFGSVGGGGRYDGLVSRFRGEPVPATGFSIGVSRLQAALEHLNKDKPQAVAFGPVVVTVFDRDRVADYQNMVAALRNAGVRAELYLGNPKNMGNQLKYADRRHSPCVIIQGSDEKDDPAGPQILLKDLILGAELAKLEKDREEYLQKQGEAQTKVPEASLVDEVRKILDRHGVKWN
- a CDS encoding branched-chain amino acid aminotransferase; the protein is MNAHQKIAFSCSPTSKPVGADARADLLKDPGFGRVFTDHMVTIRWTKDRGWHDAQVRAREPISLDPAAAVLHYGQEIFEGLKAYTRADGSIALFRPEQNARRFRASAARLAMPELPESVFLQAVDELVKIDSAWIPGDEGSLYLRPFMFATEAFLGVRPSYEYLFVLIASSVGAYFKGGAKAVTVWLSDRYTRAAEGGTGAVKCGGNYAASLLAQAEAIEHGCDQVVFLDAAEHRWIEELGGMNVFFVFDDGSLTTPPLSGTILPGITRDSIITLARGEGRTVREARYSIEQWRADAASGKLREAFACGTAAVVSAIGRIKSANGDIVIGDGDGGPITAALKAKLVGIQRGDVADAEGWVRKIA
- a CDS encoding MarR family winged helix-turn-helix transcriptional regulator codes for the protein MADIIFSRPSPDTDSRAAEARSHAPGMADLRWDIIELLFFAYRDFVGDADHELEVFGFGRAHHRVLHFVHRYPGLKVADLLDVLRITKQSLGRVLKQLLDEGYIVQKTGNNDRRQRLLFATAKGEALVAKLAGLQTDRISRALRDIAPPGADTVRQFLRAMIDQDDPDKVLETILRPGNATAKAKE
- a CDS encoding response regulator, which translates into the protein MPLAAPARTPPQPADDAPHLLLVDDDRRIRDLLSRFLCSEGYRVTTAMSASDARAKLLGLHFDLLILDVMMPGETGFDLARFIRASSSVPIIMLTARHEAESRIEGLQIGADDYVAKPFEPRELVLRIGNILKRSAPPPVETLEQVAFGPYVYHLERGELRQGEEVIHLTDREREMLRILALTRGDTVPRSALTGNGTVNERAVDVQINRLRRKIERDPANPLFLQAVRGIGYRLVASP